One segment of Cynocephalus volans isolate mCynVol1 chromosome 8, mCynVol1.pri, whole genome shotgun sequence DNA contains the following:
- the LOC134383070 gene encoding LOW QUALITY PROTEIN: kinesin-like protein KIF11 (The sequence of the model RefSeq protein was modified relative to this genomic sequence to represent the inferred CDS: inserted 5 bases in 4 codons) has protein sequence MASQPNSSAKKKEEKGKNIQVVVRCRPFNLAERKANAHSVVECDHVQKEVSVRTGGLANKSARKTYXFDMVFGASTKQIDVYQSGVCPILDEVMMGYNCTIFAYGQTGTGKTFTMEGERXNEEYTWEEDPLAGIIPRTLHQIFEKLTDNGTEFSVKVSLLEIYNEELFDLLNPSSDVSERLQMFDDPHNKRGVIIKGLEEITVHNKDEVYQILEKGTAKRTTAATLMNAYSSRSHSVFSITIHMKETTIDGEELVKIGKLNLVDLAGSENIGRSGAVDKRAREAGNINQSLLTLGRVITALVERTPHVPYRESKLTRILQDSLGGRTRTSIIATISPASLNLEETXSTLEYAHRAKNILNKPEVNQKLTKKAFIKEYTEEIERLKRDLASAREENGVYLSEENFRAMNGKLTVQEEQIVELIEKIGALEEELSRVTELFMDNRNELDQCKSDLQHKTQKLETTQKHLQETKLQLVREVYITSALESTEEKLHDAASKLLNTVEETTKDVSGLHSKLDRKKAIDQHNAEAQEIFNKNLNSLFNNMEELIKDSSSKQKAMLEVHKTLFDNLLSSSVSALDTITTTALGSLTFIPENVFTRVSQISDMILKEQSLAAESKTVLQKLINVLKTDLLCSLEMILSPTVVSVLKINSQIKHIFKTSLKVAEKIKDQKKEMDNFLSILCNNLHELQENTVSSLVESQKLCENLTEDLKTVKQTHSQELCQLINVWAERFCALEEKCENIQKPLSIVQENTEQKSKDIINKTTFHSKKLCADFDGLSQELRHFNQEVTKLVEESVKYYDKLNSNLEKISHETEQRCESLNISTVYSSEQWVSCLNKREEELHNLLEVVNQYCEASSSEITEKLSAXKQHNIFLDQITIDEEKLLTQNLELKETIQIGLTKLNCFLQQDLKLDIPTGTTPQRKNYLYPSTLVRTEPREQLLDQLKRKQPELLMMLNCSENKKEETSQDMDIENAVQGQYDEEPLSQDPSVDANVDCSSSGGVPFFQHKKSHGKDKENRGINPVERSKVEETTEHSVTKSRLPLRAQINL, from the exons ATGGCGTCCCAGCCAAATTCCTCTgcgaagaagaaagaggagaaggggaagaacaTCCAGGTGGTGGTGAGATGCAGACCTTTTAATTTGGCAGAGCGGAAAGCTAATGCCCATTCAGTAGTAGAATGTGATCATGTACAAAAGGAAGTTAGTGTACGAACTGGAGGACTGGCCAACAAGAGCGCAAGGAAAACAT ACTTTGATATGGTTTTTGGAGCATCTACTAAACAAATTGATGTTTACCAAAGTGGTGTTTGTCCAATTCTGGATGAAGTTATGATGGGCTATAATTGCACTATCTTTGCATATGGCCAAACTGGCACTGGAAAAACCTTTACAATGGAAGGTGAAA TCAATGAAGAGTATACCTGGGAAGAGGACCCCTTAGCTGGTATAATTCCACGTACCCTTCATCAAATTTTTGAGAAGCTTACTGATAATGGTACTGAATTTTCAGTCAAAGTGTCTCTGTTGGAAATTTATAATGAAGAACTTTTTGATCTCCTTAATCCATCTTCTGATGTTTCTGAGAGACTGCAGATGTTTGATGATCCCCATAACAAGAGAGGAGTGATAATCAAAGGTTTAGAAGAAATTACAGTGCACAACAAGGATGAGGTCTATCAAATTCTGGAAAAGGGGACAGCAAAAAGGACAactgcagcaacattgatgaatGCATACTCTAGTCGTTCCCACTCAGTTTTCTCTATTACAATACATATGAAAGAAACTACAATTGATGGAGAAGAGCTTGTTAAAATTGGGAAGTTGAACTTGGTTGATCTTGCAGGAAGTGAAAACATTGGCCGTTCTGGAGCTGTTGACAAGAGAGCTCGGGAAGCTGGAAATATTAATCAATCTCTGTTGACTCTGGGAAGGGTTATTACTGCTCTTGTAGAAAGAACACCTCATGTTCCTTACCGAGAATCTAAGCTAACTAGAATCCTCCAGGATTCTCTTGGGGGGCGTACAAGAACATCTATAATTGCAACAATTTCTCCTGCATCTCTCAATCTTGAGGAAAC GAGTACATTGGAATATGCTCATAGAGCAAAGAACATATTGAATAAGCCTGAAGTTAATCAGAAACTCACCAAAAAAGCTTTTATTAAGGAGTATACGGAAGAGATAGAGCGTCTGAAACGAGATCTGGCTTCAGCCCGTGAGGAAAATGGAGTGTACCTTTCTGAAGAAAATTTTAGAGCCATGAATGGAAAATTAACTGTTCAAGAGGAACAGATTGTAGAATTGATTGAAAAAATTGGTGCCCTTGAAGAGGAGCTAAGTAGGGTTACAGAGTTGTTTATGGATAATAGAAATGAACTTGACCAGTGTAAATCTGACCTGCAACATAAGACACAGAAACTTGAAACCACTCAAAAAC atttgcaagaaACTAAATTACAACTTGTTAGAGAAGTATATATCACATCAGCTTTGGAAAGTACTGAGGAGAAACTTCATGATGCTGCCAGCAAGTTGCTTAACACAGTTGAAGAAACTACAAAAGATGTATCTGGTCTCCATTCCAAACTGGATCGTAAGAAGGCAATTGACCAACACAATGCAGAAGCTCAggaaatttttaacaaaaacctGAATAGTCTGTTTAATAATATGGAAGAATTAATTAAGGATAGCAGTTCAAAACAAAAGGCCATGCTAGAAGTTCACAAGACCTTGTTTGATAATCTGCTGTCTTCCAGTGTCTCTGCATTAGACACCATTACTACAACAGCACTTGGATCTCTCACATTTATTCCAGAAAATGTGTTTACTCGTGTTTCTCAGATTTCTGATATGATATTAAAAGAACAGTCATTAGCAGCAGAAAGTAAAACTGTACTGCAGAAATTGATTAATGTGCTTAAGACTGACCTTCTATGTTCACTGGAAATGATTTTATCCCCCACGGTGGTGTCTGTATTGAAAATCAATAGTCAAATAAAGCATATTTTCAAGACATCATTGAAAGTGGCTGAAAAGATAAAAgatcagaaaaaggaaatggataattttctcAGTATACTGTGTAACAATCTACACGAACTCCAAGAAAATACAGTTTCTTCCTTAGTAGAATCACAGAAGCTATGTGAAAACTTAACTGAAGACCTGAAGACAGTAAAGCAAACCCATtcacaggaactttgccagttaATCAATGTTTGGGCAGAGAGATTCTGTGCTTTGGAGGAAAAGTGTGAAAACATCCAGAAACCACTCAGTATTGTCCAAGAAAATACAGAGCAGAAATCTAAGGACATAATCAACAAAACAACTTTTCACAGTAAAAAACTTTGTGCTGATTTTGATGGCTTGTCACAGGAGCTCAGACATTTTAACCAAGAAGTTACCAAATTGGTTGAAGAGTCTGTGAAATACTATGATAAACTCAATAGCAACTTGGAAAAAATATCTCACGAGACTGAACAGAGATGTGAGTCTCTTAACATAAGCACAGTTTATTCTTCTGAACAGTGGGTGTCTTGCTTAAATAAAAGGGAAGAGGAACTTCACAACTTATTGGAGGTTGTAAACCAATATTGTGAGGCTTCAAGTTCAGAGATCACTGAAAAATTAAGTG CAAAGCAGCATAACATTTTTCTTGATCAGATAACTATTGATGAAGAAAAATTGTTAACACAAAATCTAGAACTtaaagaaactatacaaattgGTTTGACTAAGCTTAATTGCTTTCTGCAGCAGGATCTGAAACTGGATATCCCAACAGGTACGACACCACagaggaaaaattatttatacCCATCAACACTAGTGAGAACTGAACCACGTGAACAGCTCCTTGATCAATTGAAAAGGAAACAGCCTGAGCTCTTAATGATGCTAAActgttcagaaaacaaaaaagaagagaccAGTCAGGACATGGATATAGAAAATGCAGTTCAGGGGCAATATGATGAAGAACCTCTGAGTCAAGACCCATCTGTAGATGCTAATGTGGATTGTTCGTCAAGTGGCGGGGTTCCGTTTTTCCAGCATAAAAAATCAcatggaaaagataaagaaaacagaggcatTAATCCAGTGGAGCGATCTAAAGTGGAAGAAACAACAGAGCACTCTGTTACAAAGAGCAGATTACCTCTACGAGCCCAGATAAACCTTTAG